The window CAGGTGGCACTTTTCGGGGAAATGTGCGCGGAACCCCTATTTGTTTATTTTTCTAAATACATTCAAATATGTATCCGCTCATGAGACAATAACCCTGATAAATGCTTCAATAATATTGAAAAAGGAAGAGTATGAGTATTCAACATTTCCGTGTCGCCCTTATTCCCTTTTTTGCGGCATTTTGCCTTCCTGTTTTTGCTCACCCAGAAACGCTGGTGAAAGTAAAAGATGCTGAAGATCAGTTGGGTGCACGAGTGGGTTACATCGAACTGGATCTCAACAGCGGTAAGATCCTTGAGAGTTTTCGCCCCGAAGAACGTTTTCCAATGATGAGCACTTTTAAAGTTCTGCTATGTGGCGCGGTATTATCCCGTATTGACGCCGGGCAAGAGCAACTCGGTCGCCGCATACACTATTCTCAGAATGACTTGGTTGAGTACTCACCAGTCACAGAAAAGCATCTTACGGATGGCATGACAGTAAGAGAATTATGCAGTGCTGCCATAACCATGAGTGATAACACTGCGGCCAACTTACTTCTGACAACGATCGGAGGACCGAAGGAGCTAACCGCTTTTTT is drawn from Salifodinibacter halophilus and contains these coding sequences:
- a CDS encoding class A broad-spectrum beta-lactamase TEM-116; the protein is MSIQHFRVALIPFFAAFCLPVFAHPETLVKVKDAEDQLGARVGYIELDLNSGKILESFRPEERFPMMSTFKVLLCGAVLSRIDAGQEQLGRRIHYSQNDLVEYSPVTEKHLTDGMTVRELCSAAITMSDNTAANLLLTTIGGPKELTAFLHNMGDHVTRLDRWEPELNEAIPNDERDTTMPVAMATTLRKLLTGELLTLASRQQLIDWMEADKVAGPLLRSALPAGWFIADKSGAGERGSRGIIAALGPDGKPSRIVVIYTTGSQATMDERNRQIAEIGASLIKHW